The segment AATCTTTGTACTTGTGAACAGCACGAAGAATTGTGTACACAGACTTCTCAGTTGGAAGTGGAATCGGACCTGATACACTTGCACCTGAACGTTTTGCAGTTTCCACAATTTTCTCAGCAGATTGATCTAAAATACGGTGATCATACGCTTTTAAACGAATACGAATCTTTTGTTTTGCCATTATTTTCCCTCCTTCTCGCCTATTTTCTAGACATTCTCCACGAAAATTCTCCCACACACCGCCATGGCAAAGCGGCCGGGTGTGTCGGCAACCTCTCGCTTCATCGCAGTCAAAGACCAACATTCAACATTATATACAATAAAAAAAGAATAAGCAAGTCTTTTCGCTAAATTCTTTTAAATGTTGCTGATATTCTTACTACTACTAAATTCTTCGCTTATTTAAGCCGTTTATTAGTATATAAAATTTCAAGAGATATTGCAATACTTAAGGTTATCTTATTAATATTTTCAAACTTTCAAATAATTTCAGCTAAAGTAAAGCTATCAAGAAAGTCACATAACATCGGACTTTTTTGATAGCTCCTTTGAATTTCTTCTTATTAAATAGTTATAATGATTCTCGAACTACCCTTTTATAATAGCCTACTGACAAAATAGCAAAGATTGCATAGAGTGCAATATAGCAGCACATTGCTATCCAAAGTGGTGTCGTTAACTCTGTACCGAATAAAAACCACCCTGATTTTACAGCAAAATAGCTGTGCAATAAGCCAATCACTAATGGAACACCGAAATTAAAGGCTTGCTTCATATAAATACCTTTCATAATATCCTTTTCTGCAAAGCCAATCTTTCTTAGAATTGTATAGGAATCACGTTCTTCTTCTGCCTCAGACATTTGTTTAAAATATAGAATACTGCCTGTCGTCATTAAGAAAGCTAAGCCTAAAAATGCTGTGATAAAAATTGTAAGTCCTAAAGATTCAATATTACCCTTACGTTGCATCTCATAGGAGGATTGTTTATATTCATGCGTATCCCCTTCATTATCTACAATTGTTAAAATATCTGCACCTGTTTGCTGGTATAATTGCTCTGCTGCTGCTCTATCGCTTTCTGCTTGTAACGTAATTGTTGTTTGCTGATGCCAAGGATATAGCTCTGATTGTGTTGCAAGATGCTCAAACATTTTGTCTGTCACAACGAAGATTGGACCACCACCCCCAGCTGTTATAATACCGCTAATAAGACTATGCTCCTGAATATCAACAATATGAAGAGTTTCCTTAAACTCCCCTGCTGATACATCGATATCTCGATCTTTCTCTAGCGGAAACATCTCTGCCATATAGCCACCATAGTTTGTTAAAATAGCATCATTACCTGATAATGAAGCTGTAGGAACCTTTTGCTGGTAATCAGAGAGTGGAATCGTATAAATAACACCTTCCATTGTATATAAAGGATTGTCTTTTTGCTCTTCAGACATTAATTGACCTACAGTAGCTGACACACCTTGTAAACGGTAATCCACTGCACCATATGCAATATTATGTTGCTCTAACGCCTCTACAAATGCCTGACTGTTATTCTCTAGCAATACAAAATCACCCGGTACTTGACTATAAGCAGATGCCTCTGATGAATAGTAAGCAATATAGGACAAAGTTGTAATACCTAGAGATACACCTGTTAATACAGTAATAAGTGTTAATGACTTTGCATTGCTTTTCATGCGATGCATAATCGGTGTTAATGCTAAAACATCCTGAACTGATAAATGACCTTTTTTCTTTAAGCGAATTATGTTCATAATAAATGCTATAGAGAAACGGAAAACAAGGAAGGTTCCACCAATGGTCGTTGCTAAAATAATAAGCATGCTGACCAATAAATTACTAGTTGCTTCAATGTCAAATAGTTTAGTTGAGGCATAATAGCCGTAGCCAATTAAAATAAGTCCTAAAAACCCAATCACCATTTGTAAAGGGCTAAAGCGTCTTACACGTTCATCTGCTTGCTTGGCAGCGCTAAATAATGATAACAGTGAAACACGATGAATCATCCAAGCCATTTGTATAAGCACAATGATTAAAAGAACGGCAAATATAATGATGGACTGCTGTAATGCCTGTGTACTAAATGCCATTGTGACAAGAGCCTCTTTTTCAAGTACACGTAATAAAATCATAGCAAATACACGT is part of the Lysinibacillus sp. FSL K6-0232 genome and harbors:
- the rpsJ gene encoding 30S ribosomal protein S10 — its product is MAKQKIRIRLKAYDHRILDQSAEKIVETAKRSGASVSGPIPLPTEKSVYTILRAVHKYKDSREQFEMRTHKRLIDIVNPTPQTVDALMKLDLPSGVDIEIKL
- a CDS encoding ABC transporter permease, yielding MSLSKLVLRSMKKNMKHYYLYFFALIFSVTLYFSFVTLQYNAEVWEAVQISGTATAGFKAATYILYFIVLFFVLYANHLFMKRRSKEVGLYQLIGMTKGLIVRLLAIENILLFVGAVIVGMLAGFFSSRVFAMILLRVLEKEALVTMAFSTQALQQSIIIFAVLLIIVLIQMAWMIHRVSLLSLFSAAKQADERVRRFSPLQMVIGFLGLILIGYGYYASTKLFDIEATSNLLVSMLIILATTIGGTFLVFRFSIAFIMNIIRLKKKGHLSVQDVLALTPIMHRMKSNAKSLTLITVLTGVSLGITTLSYIAYYSSEASAYSQVPGDFVLLENNSQAFVEALEQHNIAYGAVDYRLQGVSATVGQLMSEEQKDNPLYTMEGVIYTIPLSDYQQKVPTASLSGNDAILTNYGGYMAEMFPLEKDRDIDVSAGEFKETLHIVDIQEHSLISGIITAGGGGPIFVVTDKMFEHLATQSELYPWHQQTTITLQAESDRAAAEQLYQQTGADILTIVDNEGDTHEYKQSSYEMQRKGNIESLGLTIFITAFLGLAFLMTTGSILYFKQMSEAEEERDSYTILRKIGFAEKDIMKGIYMKQAFNFGVPLVIGLLHSYFAVKSGWFLFGTELTTPLWIAMCCYIALYAIFAILSVGYYKRVVRESL